A stretch of DNA from Acinetobacter sp. C26M:
GTTAAAGTTAGGTAAAATCGATTTAGGGTTTGGACGTTTAAGAATTAGTGATCCTGCAATTAAACGGATTTTGTTGCGCAAAGAAAAGCTCAAATTAGCCATTCATAAAAACCATCATTTAACTCGCTTTATCGATCAGGGTATTTATCTGTCCCAGATTATTGATGAACCTATTTTTTCTTATCCCGCGACCCAAAAACCGAATTTTTCCACCTTGATTCAATCGATTTTTACTGACTTGGGGCTGGTACCTAAAGACATCGTTGAAGTACGTGAAATTCATATGGCGCTTGGTTTGGTGTCATCAGGTGAGGGGATTTGTCTTATTCCAGAAAGTGCCAGTGATATCGGCATGAAAAATCTGGTGTATATCCCAATCCTAGATTTAGAGGCCTATACACCAATTTCTTTGGCAGTACGCAATATGGATCAGAGCCCCTATCTACCGCAGATTTTGGAATGTATTAAGCAGGTATTTGAAGAAGAGGGAATTCCGATACAACTTGAAGGTGACTAAGTTGATTGGAATGATTCATGTATTTAGAGGCGGTCAAGAAGACCGCTTTTTTATTTATCTTTGAAAGGGTCTTACAGAAGACTTTAAAGGTATAACTATATACTTCATTATCTATGGAAAATTACATTAACAATTCAAATAATAGGGCATGATCATTATTTGCTCAAATATATCTTTCTGAATTTATGTCAGTTTTAAAGGTATCGGCAAGCATGGTCTCAGTTGTGAGGGCGGTCTTAACTCTCAGCGTGAATGAATAAGAATTTCAAATACTCAGGAAAGGATTTCCCATGTTAAAACCAGATACGCTGTATAAAGCACAGCGCGTAGCCTTATATACACTCTTTGGTTGTCTAAACATCAATGCGGCTTATGCAGATTTTTTCGAAGACAGCGAAAAAAGCATTTATCTGCGTAATTTTTACTTGGAACGGGATTTTGAAAATACCAATAAAGATTTAGGCAGTTGGTCTCAGGCGATGACAGGACGCTTTGAATCAGGTTATACCGATACACCGCTTCAAGTTGGTTTGGATCTGGGATTTCAATATGCCCTGCGTTTAACGGATCGCTATGATGAACGTCTGGATACCGTATTTAAATATGATCAGCACGAAGGTCGGCAGGAACGTGATTATTTAAAATTAGGCGCGACTTTAAAATTTAAATATCACAATACTGAACTGAAAGTGGGTGAGCTTTTCCCAAAAACACCGGTACTGTTTATTGATGATTCTCGACAATTGGTCACCACCTACGCAGGCGCAATGCTGGAAAGTAAAGACATTAAAAATTTAAAAGTATCGGCAGGGCGTTTTACCCATGTGAATGCTCGAGATGATGATGAATATCGAAAATTTACCTTAGGCAACTCGACTGACCCAAACAAAAGAAGTGACGGGTTGAATTTCTTGGGGCTTGATTATAATTTTACTCCTCAGTTGACGGGTTCTTATTGGTTTGGGCAGCTTGAAGATATTTACCAACAACAATATTTGAGTGCGGCCTATACGGAAACAGTCAACAAAAGCAAGCTCAAAGTAGATGCCCGCTACTTTAATTATAAAGAAGATGGGGATGCTTATTTTGGCGATATTGATGTCCAGTCGATCGGTCTGCAAGCCAGTGTGCAAAATGGACCACATACCATTTTGACGGGTCTGCAAAAGCATATGGGTGAGGACAATATTCCTCTGTTAAATGGTTATGTACCACAAGCCTATTTACAGAGTTGGTCAGCAATTGCTTTCTACAAAGCCAAAGAGTTCACTTGGCATGTTTTATATAGTTATGACTTTAAAGAGCAGGGTATTCCTGGGCTAAAACTGACTTTACGTTATTTAAATGGTAGTGAAATCTATCGGGAAGGCTTTAAAGATAATAAAGAAACTGAGAAGAATGTGATCGTCAATTACACCGTACCAGAAGGTAAACTAAAAGGTCTCGGTTTTGAATGGCGACATATTCGCGCTGATATTAAATATGGTGCAGGCAATAATCCAGGTACAGATTTTGTCGAAAATCGAATCATGACGACGTATACACATAAGTTCTGATTTAACATTGTATGAATATCACTTTATTGTATTAGATCTTGTACCTCGACCCATTTATTCTATCGATATTAGTTAAATAGGTGGGTCTTATTATTATAAAATAGAAACTTTTTATTTAATTGTTCTACGGAATATAGCATTATATTGGTAGTAGACAATGCTATTACATACGTTGTAGATAAGTTTTTAATAATATGGAATAACCAATTTTAAAATTTAAATAAAAAATACAAGTAATAGGATAATTTATGAAGAAAAGTAGCTTTATCGTGTTGATCGGAATTTTAATATTAAGCAATGAAATTACACGAGCGAGCTATGATGATGGTCAGGTTATAAATATTCAGAAAGAAAATAATGTGACTAACTTTAAAGAATTGAATGTGTTAGCAAGACAAGGAGATGTAAAATCTCAGCTTGCTTTAGGAATAATCTATTTAAAAAGACAAGATATAACTCAGGATTATTCGCTAGCCTTGTATTGGTTTCGTAAAGCTGTAGAACAAGGCAATGCCAATGCACAATACAACCTCGGGCAGATGTATCGCTTAGGGCTTGGAATACGTCAAGACGATGATCAAGCTGCTAATTGGTATCTTAAAGCTGCTGAGCAAGGTAATGCTCAAGCGCAAAATAATTTAGGTCTAATGTATCAACTCGGGCAAGGTGTAAGACAAGATTATTCTCAAGCCTTAAGTTGGTATCGTAAAGCTGTTGAGCAGGGTAATGCTCATGCTCAAAATAATTTGGGCGTAATGTATCAATTAGGGCAAGGTTTAAGTCAAGACTATTCTCAAGCTGTCAGTTTGTATCTTAAAGCTGCTGAGCAGGGCAACGCCGAAGCGCAAAAGAATTTAGGCTTAATATATGTTCAGGGACAAGGTACAGCACAGGATTATAAGCAAGCCTTTAACTGGTTTCTTAAGGCTGCTGAACAAGGTGAAACAGTTGCACAATATAATCTGGGACAAATGTATCGATTGGGGCAGGGTGTTGATAATGATAATGTTCAAGCGGTGAACTGGTACCGTAAAGCTGCTGAGCAAGGCAACGCCGAAGCGCAAAATAATTTAGGTTTATTATATGTTCAGGGGCAAGGTACAGCAAAGGATTACAACCAAGCCTTAAACTGGTTTCTTAAGGCTGCTGAGCAAGGTAATGCAAATGCTCAGAATAACTTAGGCTTGATGTATCGACTAGGGATAGGTGTAAGCCAAGATTATTCTCAAGCCTTAAATTGGTTCAATAAAGCTGTTGAACAAGATAATGCTGCTGCACAAAATAATTTAGGTTTAATCTATAAACATGGATATGGTGTACGCAAAGATGAAGTTCAAGCCATAAATTGGTACCTTAAAGCTGCAGAACAGGGAAATTCAGAAGCACAAAAAAATCTGGGTTTAATATATGCCCAAGGACAAGGGGTAAGTCAGGATTATACCCAAGCCGTAAGTTGGTTTCTTAAAGCTGCAGAGCAGGGTAATACTGTTGCCCAATACATCTTAGGGTGGATGTATTTTAAAGGAGAGGGTATAACTCAGAATTATACAAAAGCTTTAAATTGGTTACGTAAAGCTGCTGAAAAAGGTAATGCCGATATGCAATTTCAGCTTGGTATGATTTATCATGAAGCAAATAAGTCCGAAAATAAAGGTTATGATGTTGAAGCAGTTAAGTGGTGGTTGGCAGCGGCACAACAAAATCACCCAATTGCGCAAAATAATATGGGAATGGCTTATTTAGAGGGAATAGGTGTTAGGCCAGATTGTAAACTTGCCTTAAGTTGGTTTCATAAGTCAGCTAATCTAGGAGAGCGCAGAGCAATGTATAACTTGGGTGATTTATATTCTAAAGGGCTATGTGTAGACCAAAATAAAATTCAGGCTGAGACATGGTACAAAAAATTTAATGAGGCCGTGAAGAACTAATTACTTATGATAAACAAGTGAAAGCCTATAAAGAAAATTTAAAAAATAATTAACAGAAAAATGAGTGAATTGATGATTTTTTGACTGAATTTTTTTCTATTTTTTATCAAAATCACCAAAACCTGAGTTCAACATCTTCTTAAAGTTGAGCACTTTTTTAATTGTTAAGATTCATTGATCGTCTTCTATATCTCATAAGCTTTTGTTGTTATTGATGACTTGAATATATGGAGGAATAGAGAGTTAATGTTATTATTGATAATAATTATCATTATTATTGTCATTTTTGTTGCTTTTGTGTATTATTCACGAAATTTTTAAGAATGAATTAAGGTTCTTACGTGTTAGAACAAAATAAATCTCTCAAATCATCTCAATTTATTAGAACAACACTCTGCACTTCTGTTTTATTGGTGTTGTCATCTCCACATGTATTTGCGCAAGACAGTACAGATAAAGCTTCGACACTGCCGACTATTGCAGTGACAGCAAGCAAGGCTGATACTGCCTATAAATCGGGCAATATGGATATTCCACGTACTGAAGACGATGTCCAAGCCTATACCATGATCGAGCGGGAAGAGATTGAACGTTCAGGCACCACCACAGTCACCGAATTATTGTCTAAAGTACTGCCGATGGCGACTTCAACCAATAATTCCAGTTACTTCTCAGGTACATCGAGTCAAATCAATTTACGTGGGCTTGGCGCCAGTCAAACTTTAGTATTGATTAATGGTCGTCGTAGTGCAGGAACAGGGAATCGAGGTACTTCAGAATCTACCGATCAACCCAATTTAAATAATATTCCCTTGGCTGCAATTGAACGGATTGAAGTGTTACCAACATCAGCCGCTGCGATTTATGGCAGTGGGGCGATTGGTGGCGTCATCAATGTGATTTTACGCAAAGACTATGTTGGCACCGAAGTGAATGTGCGCTATAGCGATACTGTGGATAATCAACAACCTGCCAAGTCTTTTAATTTGGTTTCAGGTTTTTCTTTGGAAGATGGCCGTACTCATGTGATGTTGACTGCATCCAAAAAAGACCAAGATAGTTTGCTAGCGAGTGAACGTGACTGGAAAAGTAAATCACGCCAAAATATTTTAAAAAATAATCCGAAGAGTATTATTGGGGACAAGGTCAATCCGCCTGCAGGTCATCTAACCAATATTCGTAGTAAAGATGGTTCTGAATTAGTGCCAGGATGGGGCTCATCTATGGCGCATCTTCCCAAAGGTTGGAATGGCGATCTGAGCAAACTGGGACAAGGTTATACCTTAGGTTTGTCGGATGGGGTCAGTGCTTGGTCAGGCAAAGAAGCTTTGCTTTATGATACCAAGACGGAAGCATTTGGCCTTTCTTTAAATCGTGATTTTACTGATCGTCTGAATGTGTTTCTTGAAGCAGGCTATGAAAAAGAAGAGGGGTGGTCATTTAATACTGTACCACATAACTATGGGGTGATAACGGTTAACAAAGACAGTCCGCATAATCCGTTTGGTAAGGATATTTTAGTGAATTATCCATTACGTTTGGATAGTCTGGGTGCCTTTGCCAAGGACACATTTGAAACCACCCAGAAGAAAGTTGCGACGGGCTTTACCTTTGACCTTACACCAGAATGGATACTCTCGGCAGATTATGCATGGAGTAAATCGGATATTCGTCAACGTTATACACGTCAGGGTAGCAAAAATCCAAAAGCCAGTGCATGGAACAAAGATACCACCAATAATGCAATTGATTTTCTGCAAGATTTCACCACCACACCAACGGACTTAATTTCAAAATATTGGAACTATCCAAAAAATAATACGCAGCAGACTTTAAATGATTTCTCGGTTCGTGCCACAGGTCAGATCGCAAAATGGTATGCAGGTGATATTCGATTGGCAACGGGGATTGAACACCGTCGTTATGAAAGTGAAGGCTTTGCAGATCACCAACATGTCGACAATCCTTGGGTGAAGCCGACTGAACGTAAGAGCAATGCATCCAGTGTTTACACGGAATTTAACATTCCAGTGATTTCACCTGAGCTGAATTTACCTTTCGCCAAATTACTGGATGTGCAATTGGCTGCACGCTATGAAGATTTCAATGTCCAAGCAAAAACGCCACAATATGACAGCCAAATTGATCCAGCAACGGGATATCGTTCTAAGTTTTTAAATTATAGCGATTCGGGTAAATCAAAATTTGATGCAATCACACCAACGGTTGGTTTCCGCTTCGCACCAAACGATCAATTGATGTTCCGTGCGTCTTATAGCGAAGGTTTTGTGACGCCATCGGTTTCTCAAATTTCTCAAGCGACGTCGACCCAAGTGACGGGCGCGACATTAACCGACCCTACAACAGGAAAAATTATTAGCACTTATGAAGGTATTTCTGGCGGTAATCCTGATCTAACCCCAGAAAGTTCAAAAAGTATTAATGCTGGGATTGTGTTAACCCCAGAGGCGATTCCTGATTTACGCCTATCGATTGATTATTACAACATCAAAAAAACCAATAATATTAGTTCGATCAGTGCGCAATACATTCTAGATAATCAAAGTAAATATGGCAGTCGAATTAAACGTAACCAAGCAGGCGATATAGTTTCGATTGATACCACACCATTCAACGCTTTAAATCTAAAAACCAGTGGAATCGATACCAATTTAAATTATCGCTTTGATAGTGTGATTGGAGAAACCACCTTTAATTTGGGCTATACCCATGTTAATGAATATCGCCAAAAACATAATTTGATCGATCCAGAAAAGAATTTTGTCAGTCTTGTTGGCGGTGCGGTATCAGATGCACCGTTAAAACATCGTGCCAATGCATCGATTTATCTACAGGCTAATGACAATTGGGGCTTTGGTTGGGCAAGTCAATATTATGGTTCATATGACATGGTCAACGCGGCTGCGATTTTAAATCAAACGGGTCATGCCGATAAAAAATTAAAAATTGAAGATCAAATCTACCATGACATTTTTGCCAAGGTGAGTTTACCGAGCAGTAAGTTGCTGAAACACAGTAGCAGTGAGCTGAGCTTCGGTATTCAGAATTTATTTAATGATTACACGGTCGATATGTCTGGAACGCAATCATACCTCAGCAAATATAGTGATGTCCGTGGTCGCCAATATTATCTAAACCTTAAGTTTTCTTTCTAATCTTCCTGAAATGGAGGTGGCGATTATTTTGCATAATCGCCACCTGACTGGGTGTCTTTTATGAATATTGAAGCTTCTGTGCCCTTGGCCTCCGCCAAAAGGGTCACAAAAAAGAAGGTTGAACAATCATCATTGATTAAATATCGATTGATGATTTTTTCACGTTTTGTCTTGGCCATTTTTGGTGGCTATTACTTTGCTGCGATTGCTGCAATGTTGATGGGTTTCCTGTTTTCAGCTGAACCTTCCAAAGCCAATGCGGTATTTGGGGCAACCATGTTGGCTTTCGTGATCCATTGTGCCGTGTTCATTTGGGTATTTTTGGTCAACTCAACCGTGAAAGTCTGGTTAGGCGTTATTGTTCCCAGTGTATTGATGACGTTGATTTATTGGTTTTTAAAAGGGTAATCTAATGCGTGTTGATGGTAAAAATGAAGGCCCTCGCCAGTCGATGTCATGGTTACATACATGGACAAGCCTGCTCTTGGGATGGTTGCTTTATGCAGTTTTTCTGACGGGTACGCTCAGTTTTTTCCAAAATGAAATTACGGTGTGGATGAAACCTGAATTGCATCAGTCTGTGAATAATACTTCACAGCAGCAACAATTGGGTTATGCACTACAGTATTTGCAGCAAAACGGGCAGCCTGCCGAAAGTTGGAATATCCGTTTTGCCAATGAACGCCAACCTGCCATTATGCTGAATATCCGTAAGCCGGGTGAAGGCCGCCGTCGGGGTGGTGAAATCTATTTAGATGCACAAACGGGACAAGAGATTAAAGCGCGAGAAACTCGGGGTGGCGGTTTCTTATATCGCTTTCATTTTGAACTCTATGGTATGCCACGTATTTGGGGGCGTTGGATTGTTGGTATCGCAACCTTATTCATGTTTGTCGCGATTATCAGCGGTATTATCACCCATAAAAAGATTTTCAAGGATTTCTTTACCTTCCGTCCAGCCAAAGGTCAGCGTTCTTGGCTCGATGCTCATAATGCAACGGCTGTATTTGCTTTACCTTTTCATATTATGATCACCTTTAGTGGTTTGCTATTGTTAATGTTCATGTTTATGCCATGGGCGATGAACAGCCACTATGGAAATGGGCAAAATTTCTATCAAATGCTGAATGAACCTGTTGCTAAAACACCAGAGCAAGCACGTTTATTGGCAGAGCAAAAACAAAAAGAAGCAGCCGAAGAAGGGCGCGGCAATCGCGGTGGTGGCCGCCGTGGTGAAGCTGAACAAGCAGCGCCCGTGCTTGCAGCAGCACCAATGGTGAATTTGCTGACATTGAGTCAATACGTTCAGCAAGGTTGGGAAGATAATCCGATTGCTTCGATTCGAGTGAATAAGCCGAATACGGTTGAAGCTGATGTTCAATTTAATGCAACCCGTACTACCACATTGCTTGATCGAGAAAGCATTCCTTCAATGAAGTTTAATGCGGTGACAGGGCAATTGATTGATGAAGCCAAGCCAGTTAACTCAACTTCCAAAGCCATTTATACCTTGGTGACATGGTTACATATGGCACATGGTGTGGACTCGGTGTTGCGTTGGTTGTTATTTTTATCAGGTGTGTTAGGCACAATGATGGTGGCTTCTGGTCTGATCTTATGGGTAGTAAAACGCATTCCAGATGTACAGAAGTTGGGCTATAAGCCATTTGGTCATCGTCTGGTTGAAGTGCTGAATATTACCGCAATTACAGGCCTACCGATTGCCTGTGCTGCTTATTTCATTGCCAATCGTTTTATCCCAGCTCAATTGGCCGAACGTTCTCCGCTAGAGATTAATGTGTTCTTTATCGTATGGCTGCTGTGTTTAATTCATGCGGCTATTCGGGCACATCGTCCTGCATGGTTGGAGCAACTGGCTTTAGCTGCTGTACTGTTCCTGTTTATGCCAATCCTAAACTTCTTAACAGGCGGGCAGGCACTATGGATGAGTATTTATCATGGACAATGGATGATCGCCAGTTTTGATCTGGTGTGCATTATTTTGGGTCTGATTTTTATCTATTCTTATTACAAGTTAAAGCGTTACCAAGGTCTAGCTGTAAAGCAGAAAAAACAGCCTAAGGTTCAAGCTGGACAGGAGCAAGCATAATGGCAGCATTGATGTTGTGGTGTGTTGCTGTGGTGGCGTTATCGGCACTTGCGTGTGGGATGAGTAAGCATCAGCGTGATATTTTTAGTTCTCAGATCTCAGCACAAAATAGTCGACGTTTTGAGATTGTAGGTTGGGTAATTCTTCTTATATCTGCGTTGGTGATGGTTTACTTTAAAGGTGCCTCAGTTGGTTTATCTGAGTGGTTGGGTTGTATCACCTTTGCTGCTTTGGCAGTGGGGTTATTATTAACCTATCAACCTAAAAAACTGTTGCAGGCGAATGCGATTGTGACAGTTTTATTTGGGCTACTGCTTATTGTGACCTTGATTTAAGCTTTCGTTGTATCGCGGTGAAATAAAAAGAGGAAACGAAAGTTTCCTCTTTTTATGCGTTATAGGTTGATTTTGCGGGCTTAGTAACTTGCTTTTAAAGTCAAAAGGACATTACGCGGTTCGCCATAAAAATTACCATAACCAGGGTTGCCGATCGTACTGTAATAGGTTTTGTCAAAAATATTGTTTAGGTTAAGTGCGATATTCCATTGAGGATTAATATCATAAGCGACACGCGCTGACCAAATAGCATAATTGGGTTGAACCAGTTCAATATTTTTCCGAGCACCATCAAACTTTTGTGTGACTGGATTAAATTCTTTGACTGATCCAGTTGCATAGTTTTTACTTTGAGCGATTACACCGCCACCTATTTCTAATCCATCGACAATTTGATCAAGCTGATAGGTTGTCCAAATTTTTAACAGATTTTTAGGGGTGTAGGTATTATATGGATTTTCAGTATTATCCTTTTTCTCGTTTTTATTGTAGGTATAACCTACAGATAAATTCCAGTCAGGGCTAATATTGCCATTGAGTTCAACATCAACCCCTTTACTTTCCATAGAACCTGTACCGATGTAACAGCATAGTGAGTTGCTGTTTGGAATGCTGGTATAGGTGTTATACACTTTTTCCTTTTCTTTTTTGATATCGAAGTAGGCAATGGACGCAAGCAAGTTTGCATTAATTTGATGCTTGATACCAAATTCAATATTTCGCCCTGTTAATGGTTCGAGCCCTGGACCATCTGCTGCTGTTAAATAGTTACGCTGATTTTTATAAATTTCTGCAAAGCTTGCATAGGCTGTTGTAGAAGGCAAAATATCATAGGTAATCCCATAATAAGGAACAAACTTTTTGTCTTCTGTGTATGTGTTTTCAATATTGCTATTGTGGTTGTTGATGGTTAACTCATCTTTAAAGGTATAGCGGCCACCAATAATGAGGGCTAAATCATCAACAGGGCGTAATTTTAAAGAACCATAAAGTGCAGATTTATTATTCTTGTTGGTCGTATTGGTTGCCCAAGAGAGCGCAGGGTAGTCCCATTCTGGCGGTGCAACGCGATTAAATGCATCACCATCAGCATAATAGGTCCAATTTAGTCGATAATCTTTTTGGTTGTTACTATGATCAATACCTAAAATCAGATCATGCTTTTGTTCAAATAAATTAAAGCTGCCTTGTAGGTTTAAATCCATTGTTGTTTCTTTAAAGCGTGTATCATCCTGATAGCGCCACCATTGGCTTTGGTGAGTCTCATAACTGACAGCACCTTCCATTTCAGCGCTGTTAATCGCATCATTACCAATGTTGTGACGCACATTCAGTTGTGTTTTCCAGTCATCATTAATTTGGTGTTGAAGATTGGCGAAAAAGGATGTGTTTTTACGTTCGATCCAACCCCAAGGTGCTCCCATCGTTGTACTGCGAGGTAAATGCAGATCTGCGCCATCTTCCCAACGAGGTAAGCTAGCGTTAAAAGCATCCACTTTATCTTTTTGATAACTCACACCCGTAAACAATGTTGTTTCGGGTAATAAGTCAAAGCTTAATGCACCGTAGACCATTTCACGGCGGCTTTGTGTCGGTTTGTAGAAGAAGTCTCGATCTTGGAAAACAGTGACCAAACGACCTTTAACACTTTGATCTTCTGTTAAAGAACCAGTCGCATCGAATTCACCACGATAATTATTCCAGCTACCTGCTGAAATTGATCCATTGATTTCGGTTTCTGCTTTTGGTCGTTTAGAGGTGAGATTAATTACACCGCCAGCTTCACCGGCACCGAATAAACCATCTGCACCACGCAACACCTCAACTGCGTCATATTGTGCCATATCAGCACTGTTACTTCGATCTTCTAGACTTGAAGTACTGCCGCCGTCATAACGGATATTTTCAATCTTTAGACCACGTGCACTATAGTTATTATTTAACCAGAGCTGTTCGCGTGTTACACCTGTTGTTTGTACCATGACATCATCAAGGGTTTTTAGGCCTTGTTCATCAAGACGCTGACGAGACATAACGGTTACAGATTGTGGTACGTCTTTAATATTCTGAGCTTGCTTGCCAACATTTGTCATATTTTGGTTGGCGGCTTTGATCGAAATTGTTGGGAGCTGTGCTGAATTGCTTTCTTGCTGAGCGTTGTTATTTTGAGCTTGATCTGCTCGTGTGCGAATCGCTTCTAATTTAACCACTTTAGGTTCAACAGCAGCCACAGTTACTTTGGCTTGAATACTGTATCCAGCATTGGCAACTTTGATTGCTTCAAATGCATGTGGTTTAAGCAAAGTCTCTAAAGCAGTTTCTACTGAATAATTTCCTTTTAGTGAAGCGCTTTTTATTTTAGAAAGTATGGTTGAGTCATAGCTAATGGTGGTGCCTGTTTGAATCGCGAGTTGTTTAAGTGCTTGATCGAGTGTGGTCGAGCTAATCGAAATCTGATAAACATTGGCAGCATAAGCAGAAGTAGTTGCAATGCTGACAACGCTGAGTGGCATGCCCCATAAAATGGCGCGTACAGCCAACGCCAAGGTAGTTTTCGCCTGATAATCCTTCATGTGGTCTTCTCGACTGGGAGTGTATTTCTCTATAAGTCGAACAAGATCAAAAAAAGGGTCAAATTTTTATCTTTTTTTTATTTTTAATACATATGGACTGTAATAGCTCAGCTCAAGTTGATGGGTATAGGCCAGTGTTTCTAAGCTTTGTTGAGGATTTTTTAATGAAAACACACCTGAAACGCGAAGGCCTTTTAACGCTGGCTCGATAAAATAAGTGCCTTTTTTATAACGATATAGTTCACTAATGACTTTTTCTAGTGGCCATTGTTCTACCACCAATAAGTGCTGTGTCCAATAGGGCTGCTCATTGTTTAGTGGGAGTGGTTTAGAGATCTGTTGACTGTCGAAATATACACGTTGACCTTGCTGTAAAATTTGCCGTTGCCCAGAATCCTGCGGCTGTAAAGCAACAGCATGTTGATACACTTTGACCCGAGTTTGATCATGATGCTCTTGTCGTACCGTAAACTGAGTACCTAAGGCCTCAATTGCACCATCTTTGGTCTTCACCATAAATGGACGATGTTGCGGATCTTTGGCGGTCTGGATATAAATTTCACCTTCGATCAGTTGAATTTTTCGAGTCTGTTCGGAGAAATCCACGTTGATATAACTATCACTCGCCAATATCAAAGTTGAACCATCTTGCAGTGTAATAGTTTTAATTTCACCGATCTCAGTATGATCATCAGATTGCCATTTTGCCCAAGGCAACAAATATATTCCGCAGCCGATAACCAACAATCCTAAAAGGCTAAACAGCATATTTCGTTTCGCGGTCAGATTAAATTTTTGATTGGACTGGACTAAAGAGTCTGAGGGAAAGTGGTTGGATAAACCTGTTAGGCCATGGGTAAATTTATTGATTTGCTGAATGGCTAAGGCATGTTCTTTTTTTTCTGTTTGCCAGTGTTTGAATTGTTGCTGCTGTAACTCAGTCATTTCACCAGAATGTAATAGCACCAGCCAATCGGTGGCTTCATCCAATACATGATCAGGTATTTTAGGGGCTTGGGACATGACAGAAAAGCAAATTTAGCAATTAATCGGTCTGATTATAAAGACTTATACAGGCTAGAAAAGCCTGTTTCATATCTCTTTTGACCGTTGCTTCAGAAATATCTAGCTTTT
This window harbors:
- a CDS encoding PepSY-associated TM helix domain-containing protein; this translates as MRVDGKNEGPRQSMSWLHTWTSLLLGWLLYAVFLTGTLSFFQNEITVWMKPELHQSVNNTSQQQQLGYALQYLQQNGQPAESWNIRFANERQPAIMLNIRKPGEGRRRGGEIYLDAQTGQEIKARETRGGGFLYRFHFELYGMPRIWGRWIVGIATLFMFVAIISGIITHKKIFKDFFTFRPAKGQRSWLDAHNATAVFALPFHIMITFSGLLLLMFMFMPWAMNSHYGNGQNFYQMLNEPVAKTPEQARLLAEQKQKEAAEEGRGNRGGGRRGEAEQAAPVLAAAPMVNLLTLSQYVQQGWEDNPIASIRVNKPNTVEADVQFNATRTTTLLDRESIPSMKFNAVTGQLIDEAKPVNSTSKAIYTLVTWLHMAHGVDSVLRWLLFLSGVLGTMMVASGLILWVVKRIPDVQKLGYKPFGHRLVEVLNITAITGLPIACAAYFIANRFIPAQLAERSPLEINVFFIVWLLCLIHAAIRAHRPAWLEQLALAAVLFLFMPILNFLTGGQALWMSIYHGQWMIASFDLVCIILGLIFIYSYYKLKRYQGLAVKQKKQPKVQAGQEQA
- a CDS encoding DUF3325 domain-containing protein, with the translated sequence MAALMLWCVAVVALSALACGMSKHQRDIFSSQISAQNSRRFEIVGWVILLISALVMVYFKGASVGLSEWLGCITFAALAVGLLLTYQPKKLLQANAIVTVLFGLLLIVTLI
- a CDS encoding TonB-dependent siderophore receptor, which codes for MKDYQAKTTLALAVRAILWGMPLSVVSIATTSAYAANVYQISISSTTLDQALKQLAIQTGTTISYDSTILSKIKSASLKGNYSVETALETLLKPHAFEAIKVANAGYSIQAKVTVAAVEPKVVKLEAIRTRADQAQNNNAQQESNSAQLPTISIKAANQNMTNVGKQAQNIKDVPQSVTVMSRQRLDEQGLKTLDDVMVQTTGVTREQLWLNNNYSARGLKIENIRYDGGSTSSLEDRSNSADMAQYDAVEVLRGADGLFGAGEAGGVINLTSKRPKAETEINGSISAGSWNNYRGEFDATGSLTEDQSVKGRLVTVFQDRDFFYKPTQSRREMVYGALSFDLLPETTLFTGVSYQKDKVDAFNASLPRWEDGADLHLPRSTTMGAPWGWIERKNTSFFANLQHQINDDWKTQLNVRHNIGNDAINSAEMEGAVSYETHQSQWWRYQDDTRFKETTMDLNLQGSFNLFEQKHDLILGIDHSNNQKDYRLNWTYYADGDAFNRVAPPEWDYPALSWATNTTNKNNKSALYGSLKLRPVDDLALIIGGRYTFKDELTINNHNSNIENTYTEDKKFVPYYGITYDILPSTTAYASFAEIYKNQRNYLTAADGPGLEPLTGRNIEFGIKHQINANLLASIAYFDIKKEKEKVYNTYTSIPNSNSLCCYIGTGSMESKGVDVELNGNISPDWNLSVGYTYNKNEKKDNTENPYNTYTPKNLLKIWTTYQLDQIVDGLEIGGGVIAQSKNYATGSVKEFNPVTQKFDGARKNIELVQPNYAIWSARVAYDINPQWNIALNLNNIFDKTYYSTIGNPGYGNFYGEPRNVLLTLKASY
- a CDS encoding FecR domain-containing protein — its product is MSQAPKIPDHVLDEATDWLVLLHSGEMTELQQQQFKHWQTEKKEHALAIQQINKFTHGLTGLSNHFPSDSLVQSNQKFNLTAKRNMLFSLLGLLVIGCGIYLLPWAKWQSDDHTEIGEIKTITLQDGSTLILASDSYINVDFSEQTRKIQLIEGEIYIQTAKDPQHRPFMVKTKDGAIEALGTQFTVRQEHHDQTRVKVYQHAVALQPQDSGQRQILQQGQRVYFDSQQISKPLPLNNEQPYWTQHLLVVEQWPLEKVISELYRYKKGTYFIEPALKGLRVSGVFSLKNPQQSLETLAYTHQLELSYYSPYVLKIKKR